The Terriglobus sp. TAA 43 sequence TCACATTCATGATCAGGATGCCCATCAGCGAAAATCCGCGCAGCACATCCAGCGCACCAATGCGCTCTTGACGAGATACCGGGCCGAGCGACGGTTCAGGTGGCCCAGCCAGTTCTTCCGCAACGCCAGCAGGCAGTGCTGATTCATCAAATGCGAGGGACGAAGTTGCCATGCGGAACTCCAGTACAAACGGCAGAGGATAGTGCACGCAGACTACACCCGAATTTGCCCCGTAAAACACCAAAATTTTCCCCGAACTTTGGCAATCTCAACAGCGTATACAGCACACAGAAACGGCAGACAGGCGAAAATCTCCTTGCCAAATCAGCACCACAGTGTTCTATTGGATAACCATAGGAACCCCTATGGGTTCCCTATAGGAGCTGTCGATGAGCGAACGCGCGGATGTGTGGCAAGGAACCCTGAGCCTGATGGTGCTGAAAACCCTGCAAAGCATGGGCGCCCAGCATGGCTATGGCATCGCGCGCCGCATCGAGCAGACCAGCGGCGATCTCCTCGCGCTCAACTACGGCACGCTCTATCCCGCGCTCGTGAAGCTTGAGCAGGAAGGCTACATCGCAGCGGAGTGGGGCAACTCGGATAACAATCGCCGCGCCAAGTTCTATTCCCTCACCCGCGCCGGTCATCGCCGCCTCGCAACCGAAACAAAGAGCTGGCAGCAGACCAGCGAAATCATGGCCCGCTTCCTGGCGCTTGAGGCCGCAAAATGATCGCCGCTCTGCGTGCTTTTTTCATCCGCGTGCGCGGCCTCTGGACAGCTCCGTCCAGCGAGCCCGGCATGCGTGAAGAACTTGCGCACGATCTCGCCCTGATGACAGAGGACGGCGAACTCCGCGGCCTTTCCCACGAAGAAGCCCGCCGTCAGGCGCTACTGCAATTAGGAGGACTGGAACAAACCATGCAATCCGTTCGCGATCGTCGCACACTGCCCTCGGTTGAGGAGTTCCTTCAAGACCTCCGCTTTGCACTGCGCCAGCTTCATCGCAAACCCGGCTTCACTCTTACGGCCATCTTCACACTTGCACTTGGCTTCGGCGCCAGCATCGCCATCTTCGCCTTCGTGGACGCGGCCATGATCAAGCCGCTGCCCTACCGCGAGCCGCAGCGCCTCGCATGGGTTACAGAGACCGTCGAAATCATGGGTCCTGCCAACCTCTCCTGGCAGGACTACCAGGACTGGAATCAGCAGAACAAAAGCTTTGAATCACTTGCCGTATGGCGCTATGGCGGCTTCCAAATGCGCGTGGGCGAAGGCCTTGTCTTCACGCCCGCAATGCGCGTCAGTGCGAACTTTCTTGCGACACTCGGCGTTCATCCTGCCGCTGGCCGCGACTTCGCCGCGACAGACAATCTTGCCGGAGCCGCAAAGGTTGTCATGATCAGCTACGAGTTGTGGCGAGACAACTTCCACAGTGACCCAAACATCGTGAATCACGTACTCGATTTCAGCGGCGATAAATACACCGTCATCGGCGTCCTCCCCGAAAAATTTCAGTTCGCACCGCGCGGCCGTCTCCAGGCAATTACTGCCATCACGCCGGATAAAGATTTATGCGAAGGACGTAGAAGTTGCCACTCTCTCAACGGAGTGGCACGTCTCAAGCCGGGCGTCACCTTCCAACAAGCTGACGCAGATGTGAAAGCAATCGCGCACAATCTGGAGTCACAATATCCCGACTCCAATCGCGGTGAGGGTGGCGTAGCGATGCCGCTCACAGAACAGGTCGTTCGCAGAATCCGCCCCGTGCTTTACGTCCTGCTGACTGCGGCTCTGCTGCTGTGCTTCATTGCTTGCATCAATGTCGCCAGCCTCTTGCTGGCACGATCCGAAGGCCGACGTCGCGAATTCGCATTGCGTTCCGCCCTTGGTGCAACGCGCCGCAGAATGTTGCGGCAGTTCGCAACCGAAAGCATCACGCTCGTACTCACCGGCACACTGAGCGGCATGGCACTCGCCCTGTTGAGCGTGCGCTTCATCATGCTTCTGGTGCCACAAAGCATGCGCGATCAGATGCCGTTCTTTGACTCCGTCTCCATCAACCGCGACACCTTACTCTTTGCGATCTCCATAGCACTTGGCGCCATCATCCTGTTCTCCATGATTCCAAGCCTTCGCATCTCATGGAACGCGTTGCAGCGCGCCATCGCTGAAGGCAACGCTAGTGCGGGTTCCGGCAGCCTCAGTTGGAATCGAGTGGGATCGCTATTGGTCATTACAGAAGTGGCAGTTGCAGTCGTGTTGTTGGCAGGTGCCGGATTGCTCTCGCGCAGCCTGGCAAATCTCCTACGCACAGACCTCAACTTCAATTCCGATCACCTGGTCACAGTAATTGTTGTTGCGCCCGGCAAGAAGTTCCCCACCGACGACTCACAAGTAGCCATTCAGCGCAGGGTCATCGAACGCCTCGCAACACTCCCGGGTGTCACCGCCGCAGGATTCGGCGGCATAATGCCCGTCAGCTTTAACGGCAATACCGACTGGATCCGTTTCCCCGATCGCCCCTACGACGGCAAGCACATTGAGATCAACGGCCGCAGCGCGTCATCCACATACCTGCAGACACTTGGCGTCCCACTGCTAAAGGGCCGCTTCATCTCCGAGCAGGACACCGTTGGCAAACCCTTGGTAGCCGTAGTCAATCGACGCTTCGCCGAAAACTATTTCCCCGGCCAGAACCCCATCGGCAAAACCTTCGGGAACACTTCACTCGAACCAAAATCCATGAAAACCATCGTCGGTGTCATCGACGACCTGCATGAAGGCGCCCTCGATGATCCCATCTGGCCAGCGGCATACTACTCCGCGTATCAATCGACGGATCAACAAGCCATCGCGCTGCGCGTCTCGTCCGGTGAAAGCTCCGTCATTGCATCACTTCCCGGAGTAATTCATTCCGTCGATCCCGACCTGGGGATGAGCGACGTCATGACCATGAACGACCGCATCAACAGTTCGCAAAGTGCCACACTTCATCGTGGCGCTGCATGGTTAGCGGGTGCGTTTGCGATAACCGCTCTGTTGCTCTGCGCTGTCGGACTCTATGGTGTCATCAGCTATTCCATCTCTCTCCGAACCCGCGAAATTGGCGTCCGCATGGCTCTCGGCGCGCGGCGCGAATCCATATACGGCATGGTGCTGCGCGAAGCTGCCCGCCTCAGCGTCACAGGCATCGTAAGCGGTTTGCTGCTTTCCGTGCTCGCCGCTTCGCTTCTCAAATCGGTCCTCTTCGGCGTCTCCGGATGGGATCCTCTGACACTCGGCATCTCCTGCCTTGTGCTTGGAGTTTCCTCATTCCTGGCCAGCGCCCTGCCTGCCCGTCGTGCGGCAACCGCCAACCCCATGGAAGCGCTCCGTACCGAATAAACACCGCTCCCGTCGCAGAAAGTCCATCCGTCCGGCAAGCCGTCCTTCACCGCAAAAAGGCGAAGAAACGGTAAACTAAATGGATGGACTTTCAGCTCGCGACGGACTACAAACCACAGGGTGATCAACCAACTGCGATCGCCGATCTGACGCAGGGATTGCGCGACGGCGAGCAGCATCAGGTTCTCCTCGGCGTCACAGGCAGCGGCAAAACCTTCACCATGGCCAAGGTCATTGAAGCCGTAAACCGTCCCGCGCTTGTCCTCGCACACAACAAGACGCTCGCCGCGCAGCTCTATCACGAGTTCAAACAGTTCTTCCCCAACAACGCCGTCGAATACTTCGTCAGCTACTACGACTACTACCAGCCCGAAGCCTACATCCCCAGCGGCGATCTCTATATCGAGAAGGAAGCCACCATCAACGACGAGTTGGACAAGCTGCGCCTCAGCGCAACGCGTTCACTCTTCGAACGCCGCGACTGCATCATCGTCTCGTCCGTCTCCTGCATCTACGGTCTCGGTTCACCGGAGGCCTATTACGGCATGTTGATGCTGCTGGAGAAGGGCCAGAAGATCCGCCGCGAAGACATCACCCGTCGTCTCGTTGAAATCCTCTATGAGCGCAACGAAGGCGACTTCCGCCGCGGCACCTTCCGCGTTCGTGGCGACATCATCGAGGTCTACCCAACCTACGACGAACTCGCCTATCGCATCGAACTCTTCGGCGACGAGATCGATTCCCTCTCGCAGATCGATCCGCTCTTCGGTACCGTCAAGCAGAAGTACTCGCGCCTTCCCATCTATCCCAAATCGCATTACGTCGTGCAGCCCGAACGCAAGTCCGCAGCCATCGACTCCATCGTGAGCGAACTTACAGACTGGGAAGCGCAACTCGAAAAAGAAGGCCGCATGGTGGAGGCGCAGCGCATCCATCAACGCACCCGCTTCGACCTTGAGATGATCAAGTCCGTCGGCTACTGCCACGGCATTGAGAACTACTCGCGCCACTTCAGCGGACGCTTGCCAGGCGAACCTCCGCCAACACTCTTCGATTACTTCCCGCGCGACTTCATGATCTTCATCGACGAATCGCACGTCACCGTTCCGCAGCTTCATGGCATGTGGCATGGCGACCGCTCGCGCAAGGGCAACCTCGTTGATTACGGCTTCCGCCTCCCCTCTGCAATGGACAACCGCCCGCTCAAGTTCGATGAATTCGAAAATCGCGCCGGCCAGATCATCTACGTCAGCGCTACGCCCGGCCCCTACGAACTCACCAAAGCCGCAGGCGTCATCACCGAGCAAATCATTCGTCCCACCGGCCTCGTCGATCCGCCAGTAGAAATCCGTCCCATCAAGGGCCAGATTGACGATCTGCTCGCAGAGATCCGCGACCGCGTATCGAAGAACGAACGTGTTTTGGTAACAACACTAACCAAACGCATGGCCGAAGATCTCAGCGGCTATTACACCGAAGTCGGTGTGAAGTGCCGTTACATGCACTCGGAAATCGAAACACTGGAACGCGTGAAACTCCTGCGGGATTTGCGCAAAGGCGAATACGACGTTCTCATCGGCATCAACCTTCTCCGCGAAGGCCTCGATCTGCCGGAAGTCTCGCTCGTCGCCATCCTTGATGCGGACAAGGAAGGCTTCCTCCGCTCGCAGGGATCACTCATCCAGACCATCGGCCGAGCCGCGCGACACCTCAACGGCCGCGCCATCCTCTACGCCGACAACATGACCGACAGCATGCAACGCGCGCTCGACGAAACCAGCCGCCGCCGCGAAAAGCAGCTTGCCTACAACGAAGAGCACGGCATCACTCCGCAATCCGTCGTTCGTCCCATCGGTGAAGCTCTCGTCGGCATCGCCGAAGCCGATTACGTCGACGTCACCACCGACGCATCCGTACAGGACTTCGCGTCGCAGCAGGAACTGGACAAGCATATCGCCGGTCTTGAAACCGAGATGCGCGAAGCCGCAAAGAACTTTGAATTTGAAAAGGCTGCGAAGCTGCGCGACACCATCAAGGAACTGCGCACAAAAGAATTCTTCTTCGCTTAGAAAGAGGAGTTGTGGGTCGCCGCGCCGATCTGCAACTCCGGCAACTCGAACTGGACAGTGGGAAGCGCCTCAAAAGCGGGCCGGGCGAAGTAATAACCCTGCTGAAAGACCACGCCCATATCGCGCAGACGCATCGCCTGGTCGTAGCGCTCCACTCCCTCTGCGATGGTCACAATGCCTAGTTCAAAGCAGGCTTGCACAATCGCTTTCACAATCACCTGCGACGTGCGGTCTTCATCCATCGCATGGACAAGCGCCATATCCAGCTTGATCACATCGGGCTTCAGCCGCGACAGCAGCTTCAGGCCGGAATAGCCCGCGCCGAAGTCATCCATCGCCACCTTCACGCCGTACTCGCGATACTCATCGATGATGGGCTTTAGCTTCGTCAGATCCCAGATCTCTTCATCTTCCACCAGCTCGAGCACAAGCCGATCCAGCGGGAACCCCATCTCGGCGGCTTCATCACATGTACGCCGAAGATCGCTCGCCTCGTTGATCGCCGCGTTCGGATTCACATTCACACAAAGACGAGTTGGACCAGTCTCGAGAAACCCGCAACGAATGGCCTCAGACATCGCTTTGGATCGACACGCGCGATCAAACGTATGGAAATGTTCCGTAGGCACACGCGAAAGAACGCTGTGTGCAGAGTCGCCGCTCTCAGAGCGCACAAGGGACTCGTAACCGTAAACGCCACCATTGGCGACGTTCACGATTGGCTGAAATGCCATCGAGAACTTAGGAATGCCGCCGTGTGCACGACCGGAGTGAGATACGGATCGCAACCTGCGTTCTTGTTCACGCACCCAGTATTGGTACTCCAACTCCTGCATACTCCTGACTGGCCTCTTTCAAACGTGAGTATCGGCAATCCCTAAGACCAGCTCACACACTGAATGATTCAGCCATCCGTTTCCCATTGTTTGGAAAAGTTAGGCAAGCTACAAAGCTGTTACTAAAGGCTACCCCCAAAGGTGGGTCTTCACTATGTACCAAAGGTGTTAGTACCTCGCTCGCGACCCCCGAAAACTGCGATAATCTCCTGACTCCATGAAGCTAAGTTCCTTCGTGGCCACGATAATTCCTGGCCACATCCACCGTTCCGTGTGCTGTGGCTCTCGACGCCCGCGGCACGCAATGGCGCTTGCTTTCTTTGTCATGGCGTCGTCTGCGCCTTCGCAGACTCGCCTGATCCTCAACTCCGGTAACACCATGACTACCCTGAGCGGCAGCGGCAGTGATGGCAAGACAACTGCGGGAGATGCCCTCACCACGCGCATGGGAACTCCGCGCACGGTCCGTTATGATGCCGCGGGCAACCTCTTCGTTGTCGATAGCCGAAACAACATCGTCACTCGGATTACCCCCGCGGGCCAACTCGCTGTCATCGCCGGAACAGGACGTGAGGGATACGAGGGCGATGGTGGCGCAGCCACAAACGCTCTCCTCAACCGCCCCACGTCCATCGCCCTCAGACCCGATGGAACTCTCTTCATTGCAGATACCGGAAACCACTGTATTCGCAGCGTCTCACCCGACGGAACCATCACGACCGTTACGGGCAACGGGAAGCCCGGAGACTCAGGCGACGGAAGAAACGCTAAGACCGCCCAACTCCGCAATCCGAGCGGTTTAGCCCTCGATGCCGACGGCACTCTCCTCATCGCCGACACAGGCAATCACCGTATCCGCCGCCTCGCCGCAAACGGAACCATTGTCGCTGTTGCTGGCACAGGAAAAGAAGGCAATTCGGGTGATGGAGAATCCGCGGCGAATGCCACATTTCGCAGGCCGACATCTCTCCTGGCTCTTAACGATGGCAAGATCCTGATTGCCGATACCGACGCACGCCGTATCCGCATCCTGTCACCCGACGGCACCATCGGCCCCTACGGCAGCACAACCTTCCGCAGCCCGGAAGGCATGACACTCGACGCCTCCGGCAACATCGTCGTTGCCGATGCGCAACTGCAACAGGTGCTTCAAACGTCGACCACCGGAAGCAACACTCTCGCCGGCAATGGCAAACAAGGCACCAGTGCAACCGGCGCACTCAACTCCCCCTCTTCCGTTGCAACAGACGCTAGCGGCGGCATTGCCATCAGCGACCGCGGCAACCATCAGGTGCAACATCTTGCACTCCCCACCATCGACTTCGGAAGCATCCCCGTCGGGCGTACCTCTGCAGCACAGACATTGCTGCTACAGAATGCCGCAGACACGCCACTGCAGATCGCATCCATCGCTCTGTCGCCTGCGTTTTCCATCAACGCAAACGGCAACTGCGGCACGCCGCCCTTCACACTCGCAGCGAAGGCTCAGTGCTCCCTCCAGTTAGCGTTTACTCCACAAGCCAATGGAAGCGCACAAACAATCGGCCTGGTCCAATCCGCCTCTGCACCGCCGTCCATGTTGCGACTCACAGGCGTCGGAGTCTCCGGCACAAACCTCGCAACGTCGCGCATCTCGCTGGTCAGCGACGGCTCCATCAGCTATTCCGGAGCCCCCATCAAGCTCACAGCAACGGTGGCAGGTTCTTTGCTAACGCCTCCCACGGGCAATGTCATCTTCCAGGACGGCAACAACAATCTCGCCACCATACCGCTCGCAGCAGGGACTGCCGTACTCTCCACAACCGTGCTCACGGCTGGCTCTCACACACTCCAGGCCGTCTATAGCGGCGACAGCATCTACGCCACCAGTACATCGAGCTCAACCACGCAGACGGTTGTCGCAGCGCCTGATTTCTCTCTCACAACATCCGCAGCCAGCTACAGCGGCAGCGCCAACAACTCAGTGAGCATCCCCATCACGCTCTTACCGTTAAACGGCACACTGAATCACCCCACCACACTCACCATCAGCGGCCTGCCCAGCGGAGCCACAGCGACCTTTACACCATCCACGTTTACTCTGGCGGGAGACCCGGTCGCGGTATCGCTGCTGATCAAAATCCCCGCAACACTCGCGCTTCATCCTTCCAATCTCACCGGCATACTCACGGCGTTGCTTCTGCTCGGCATCTTCCCCCTGAAACGAAAGCGCCTCCCTGCCTTCCTACTAATCTGCTGCACATTCACACTGCAAGGGTGCGGCGGTTTCCGCACCACGGCCAGTACCAGCACCGCAAGCAACACACACCGCTACAACTGCACCATCACCGCCACCACCACAGGCGTCGTGGGCGACACGCTCATCCACACCGTCCCAGTGGAACTGGATCTCACGCAATGAAGTACGTCGTCTCATTCCTCGCTGTCGCATTGTCATGCGCTGCGGCACAAGCACAAATGCAGGGCGACACTCTCCTGGTAGGCCTGCGCTACTCTGTCACGGCTGCGAATGCCCCACCGGGAAGTTGCGGCTGCTTTTTCCTTCAAGGAGGCGCCATAGAAGCCTCCATTCCCGTCCTGCCGCATCTCCGCGGGGTGGTGGAAGCAGGCGGCAGCACCGTCGCTCGCGTTCCCGCAAGCACCCGTGGACTCAGCGAAATCACGCTGCTCGCTGGTCCGCGTTACACCGTACCCATCCATCGCATCCGTCTAAATGCACAGGTACTCTTCGGAGCAGTACGTGGCTTCGATAGCGACTTCATCATCGCCACCAACACGCACACCGACACCTCAACAAATCTCGCAATGGCATTCGGTGGAAGCATCGACCTCCCACTAAACCACGCAGTCCTTCTGCGCCCCGTCCAGGTCGACTACCTGCAGACCAACCTGCCCAACGGCGTCGACGATCGCCAGCGCAACATCCGTTTCGGCGCAGGCATAATCTTCCGCGTCCACCTACCCGATAACCGTCGCTAAAACCGACCACAAAATCAAAGAGCCCGGCACGAAGCCGGGCTCTTGATCTCTTAGCTGCTACGACGAACACGTGCGAAGCACTAGAACTGGCCCCAGAGGAGCTGGTTGTAGACTTCGTGGTGGAACTGCACTTCGCTGCCCTTCACGACGGTGCCCAGAAGACGCGGGCAACGGTCAGCCGAAGCCTTCTTCAACTCAGCAAAGCGCTCCTTCACATCCGAACCGAGCAGAGTCGTGATCCACTCCGATCCCTGGAAGTTCTCGATCGCGGTGTAGATGTTGTCCGGCAGGTAGCGAGCAGCCTGACGCAGGTTTTCAATGTTGCCAACCTGTCCGTCCAGACCCGTCTTGAAGACCGAGTACAGCACACCGTACGGGTTCGCATCCGGACCAACCGAACGAACCTCAACACGAGCAGACTTCTCGTTGCCGATGGGAATACGAACCATCGATCCACGATCCGTAGCCGAAGCCTTGATCTGGTTCGGAGCTTCGAAGTGCGGATCGAGACGGCGGTACGCATTCACTGACGAGTTCAGCAGCAGGCAGATGTCGTTGCCGTGCGTCAGAATCTTGTCGATGAAGCTCCATGCCAGTTCGCTCATGTTCTCTTCACCGGCCTTGTCGAAGAAGAGGTTCTTCTTGTCCTTGGTGATGGAAACGTTGGTGTGCATGCCGCTGCCGTTCACACCGGTAACGGGCTTAGGCAGGAACGTTGCGGTCATACCCATCTGCGTAGCAACCTGGCGGCAGATCAGCTTGTACAGCTGGATCTGGTCAGCAGCGGAAACCACATCGCCATAGGTGTAGTTGATCTCGAATTGCGAAGGCGCAACTTCCGGGTGGTCCTTCTCGTTTTCGAAACCCATCGCGCGCTGTACTTCCGCAGCGGTGTCAATGAACTCACGCAGCGGATCGCCAGGCAGCGAGTGGTAGTAGCCACCGGCGTTTACGTACTCGAAGCTACCGGTCTTGTGATAGCTGCGCTCCGCATCCACACCCTCGAACAGGAAGCCCTCGACTTCGTTCGCAGCGTTCAGGGTGTAGCCCTTCTCGCTGTACATCTTGTTCGCGTACTGCTTCAGGATGCCACGCAGATCGGCAGCATACGGTGCGCCGTTCTTGTCGATCACTTCGCCGAAGACCATAACCTTGCCGGTGCCGAACACATCCGACGGCGTCCAGTAGAACGCGTTCCAATCCAGGCCAAGGCGAAGATCGGATTCCTTCTGCGCTGTAAAGCCACGGATCGAAGAACCGTCAAAGGTCAGGTTGTCATAGCTGTTGACCAGGAACTTCTTGTCATAGTCCAGCATGTGCAGGCGGCCTTCCAGGTCGCTGAACAGCACGGTGACGGCCTTAATGCCCTTCGTGTCCGTCAGGTACTTCAGACGCTCTTCCTGAATCTTGTCGATTGCCACGCGCTGCTTGCGCTGGTCCTTAGCTGCCAGGTTAAGGTCTTCGAGTTCTGCATACGACAGTTCGAGAAAATCGCGGTAGTTGCCGGACATACGACTCCTTAGTTCCCCCAGGCTGGCTCTGCCAGTACCCCGGTGGGTTTTCGCTACAGATGTGGTGTGAAAAGGCGGTGAATCACCGATTCCTAAATTAGCAGAAATCCGCCGTAAACCCCTACTGAAGATTGACGTTCTTGAGTGCGAAAAAACGTGTCGTCTTTCGCTGAGGTAAATATTTGCGATTCCAGCAATTCTCACGGACCAAAAGCCCCGGCAGGGCCTCCAACATGTGATAATTTCATTTGGGCTTCTGCTTATAGGCAGCAGCTTTCGAATCAGTCTGGAGGCTACGACTACATTGGGCATGAACATGGTTCCGAAGCGCATCTTCTTCACGAAGGGCGTAGGAAAGCATAAGGAGCGACTCACGTCGTTCGAGATGGCGTTACGTGACGCCGGTATCGCGGCACAGAATCTGGTGCGTGTGTCGTCCATCTTCCCGCCCAAGTGCAAGCTGATTACTCGCAAGGAAGGTCTCAAGTACCTGAATCCCGGCGAAGTCGTCTTTGCAGTGGTCGCGGAAAACAGCACGCGTGAAGCGCACCGTCTTTGCGTCTCGTCGATCGGCGTGGCTATCCCCACCGATCGCAACACCTATGGCTACCTCTCGGAGCACCACAGCTTCGGCGAAACCGAAGATCAGGCCGGTGACTACGCAGAAGAGCTGGCAGCAGAAATGCTCGCCACCACCCTCGATGTAGATTTCGATCCCGACAAGAGCTGGGACGAGAAGAAGGAAATCTACCGCATCTCCAACAAGATCGTCCGCACGGCAAACGTAACGCAGTCCGCCGTGGGCGACAAGAAGGGCCTGTGGACCACCACCATCGCCGCCGCCATCCTCATCATGGATGACGAGGAGAAGTAGCGCTCCGCAGTAACTGGAATCTGCAAAGAGCGCTGGCCACAAGCCAGCGCTCTTTCTCTGTCCATCGAGAAGCATGTTTGCTTCATCGAATGAGGTGACATGAGCCACATCAGCACTGATAATTCGCAACAGTTCGCCAGCGACAACTACTCTGGCATCTGCCCTGAAGCATGGGCCGCCATGCAGGAAGCCAACCACGGCCACGCCACCCCTTACGGCGACGACCCATGGACGGCACGGGCCTCTAACCTCTTCCGCGATCTCTTCGAAACAGACTGCGAAGTCTTCTTCGCCTTCAACGGCACCGCGGCCAACTCCATGTCGCTCGCGTCGCTCTGCCAGAGCTACCACTCCGTCATCTGCGCACAGACAGCGCACGTGGAAACCGACGAGTGTGGCGCACCCGAATTTTTCTCCAACGGCAGCAAGCTCCTCACCGCGCAGACCATCGACGGCAAGATGACGCCAGAAGCCATCCGCGCACTTGCCACCTCGCGTCAGGACATTCACTTCCCTCGCCCCAAGGCCGTCACCATCACGCAGTCCACCGAGACGGGCCGCGTCTACACACTCGATCAGCTCAAAGCCATCAGCGAAACCACGCGCGAGTTGAAGATGCACCTGCACATGGATGGCGCACGCTTCGCCAACGCCATCGCGCACGTCGGTTGCACGCCCGCTGAAATGACATGGAAGTCCGGCGTGGAAGTTCTCTGCTTCGGCGGCACCAAGAATGGCATGGCTGTAGGCGAAGCGATTCTCTTCTTCAACCGCGCCCTCGCGGAAGACTTCGACTATCGCTGCAAACAAGCAGGCCAGCTCGCCTCCAAAATGCGCTATCTCTCATCGCCCTGGGTGGGCATGCTGGAAAGCGGCGCATGGAAGCGCAACGGCGAACACGCGAATGCCATGGCGAAGCGCCTGAATGCAGCCATCGCAGACGTAGCCAACGCCAGCATCATGTTTGACGTGGAAGCCAACGCAGTATTCCTGCTCGCCAGCGAACCGCATCTGCAACAACTTCGCGAACGCGGCTGGCGCTTCTACACCTTCATCGGCGGCGGCGCACGCTTCATGTTCGCCTGGGACACCGACCCCGCCCGCGTCGATCAACTCGCAGCAGATATCCGCGCCATCATGAGCTAAACCGGGTGCCCCACATCCCGATTCTTAGATGTGGGGCACCCGCGCAAAGCGCGAACCAAGGATTCAACCGGCGTTTACACGCAATAGAAGAAGCCGATGCTACAAGCGCCAAAGACTGGACCAAGGGCCAGAGTCCGCCCTACACGAAGGGAGCACCGCAAGATGAAGAAGACGAACGTAGCCCTCATCCAGATGAGCTGTGAGCCCGATACGCAGAAGAATCTCGATAAGGCCGCAGCGCGCATTGAAGAAGCCGCGAAGAACGGTGCAGAACTCATCTGCCTGCCGGAACTCTTCCGTGCGCAATACTTCTGCCAGCGCGAAGACCACGCCCTCTTCGCCACCGCCGAATCCATCCCCGGCCCATCGACGGAGCGCATCAGCACAATCGCACGAGACAACAAGGTCGTCGTCATCGCATCGCTCTTTGAGCGCCGCGCACCCGGCCTGTATCACAACACCGCCGTCACCATCGAACGCGACGGCCACATCGCGGACGTCTACCGCAAGATGCACATCCCCGACGACCCGCTCTACTACGAGAAGTTCTACTTCACTCCGGGCGACCTCGGCTTCCGCGCACTCGAATCCACCGCTGGCAACATCGGCACACTCGTCTGCTGGGACCAGTGGTACCCCGAAGGCGCTCGTGTAACCGCACTCAAGGGCGCAGAGATCCTCTTCTACCCCACCGCCATCGGCTGGCACCCCAGCGAAAAGGAAGAGTTCGGCGAAGCCCAGTACGACGCATGGCAGACCACGCAGCGCGCCCACGCCATCAGCAACGGCGTGTGGGTCTGCTCCGTCAACCGCGTAGGCCATGAACAGGGCGACGTGATCCACAACGGCGTAAACATGCCCGGCCCCGAAGGCGCAGGCCTCGAGTTCTGGGGCGGCAGCTTCATCGCCGATCCCTTCGGCCGCATCATCGCGAAAGCTTCGCAC is a genomic window containing:
- a CDS encoding ABC transporter permease translates to MIAALRAFFIRVRGLWTAPSSEPGMREELAHDLALMTEDGELRGLSHEEARRQALLQLGGLEQTMQSVRDRRTLPSVEEFLQDLRFALRQLHRKPGFTLTAIFTLALGFGASIAIFAFVDAAMIKPLPYREPQRLAWVTETVEIMGPANLSWQDYQDWNQQNKSFESLAVWRYGGFQMRVGEGLVFTPAMRVSANFLATLGVHPAAGRDFAATDNLAGAAKVVMISYELWRDNFHSDPNIVNHVLDFSGDKYTVIGVLPEKFQFAPRGRLQAITAITPDKDLCEGRRSCHSLNGVARLKPGVTFQQADADVKAIAHNLESQYPDSNRGEGGVAMPLTEQVVRRIRPVLYVLLTAALLLCFIACINVASLLLARSEGRRREFALRSALGATRRRMLRQFATESITLVLTGTLSGMALALLSVRFIMLLVPQSMRDQMPFFDSVSINRDTLLFAISIALGAIILFSMIPSLRISWNALQRAIAEGNASAGSGSLSWNRVGSLLVITEVAVAVVLLAGAGLLSRSLANLLRTDLNFNSDHLVTVIVVAPGKKFPTDDSQVAIQRRVIERLATLPGVTAAGFGGIMPVSFNGNTDWIRFPDRPYDGKHIEINGRSASSTYLQTLGVPLLKGRFISEQDTVGKPLVAVVNRRFAENYFPGQNPIGKTFGNTSLEPKSMKTIVGVIDDLHEGALDDPIWPAAYYSAYQSTDQQAIALRVSSGESSVIASLPGVIHSVDPDLGMSDVMTMNDRINSSQSATLHRGAAWLAGAFAITALLLCAVGLYGVISYSISLRTREIGVRMALGARRESIYGMVLREAARLSVTGIVSGLLLSVLAASLLKSVLFGVSGWDPLTLGISCLVLGVSSFLASALPARRAATANPMEALRTE
- a CDS encoding PadR family transcriptional regulator translates to MSERADVWQGTLSLMVLKTLQSMGAQHGYGIARRIEQTSGDLLALNYGTLYPALVKLEQEGYIAAEWGNSDNNRRAKFYSLTRAGHRRLATETKSWQQTSEIMARFLALEAAK
- a CDS encoding EAL domain-containing protein, with amino-acid sequence MAFQPIVNVANGGVYGYESLVRSESGDSAHSVLSRVPTEHFHTFDRACRSKAMSEAIRCGFLETGPTRLCVNVNPNAAINEASDLRRTCDEAAEMGFPLDRLVLELVEDEEIWDLTKLKPIIDEYREYGVKVAMDDFGAGYSGLKLLSRLKPDVIKLDMALVHAMDEDRTSQVIVKAIVQACFELGIVTIAEGVERYDQAMRLRDMGVVFQQGYYFARPAFEALPTVQFELPELQIGAATHNSSF
- the uvrB gene encoding excinuclease ABC subunit UvrB translates to MDFQLATDYKPQGDQPTAIADLTQGLRDGEQHQVLLGVTGSGKTFTMAKVIEAVNRPALVLAHNKTLAAQLYHEFKQFFPNNAVEYFVSYYDYYQPEAYIPSGDLYIEKEATINDELDKLRLSATRSLFERRDCIIVSSVSCIYGLGSPEAYYGMLMLLEKGQKIRREDITRRLVEILYERNEGDFRRGTFRVRGDIIEVYPTYDELAYRIELFGDEIDSLSQIDPLFGTVKQKYSRLPIYPKSHYVVQPERKSAAIDSIVSELTDWEAQLEKEGRMVEAQRIHQRTRFDLEMIKSVGYCHGIENYSRHFSGRLPGEPPPTLFDYFPRDFMIFIDESHVTVPQLHGMWHGDRSRKGNLVDYGFRLPSAMDNRPLKFDEFENRAGQIIYVSATPGPYELTKAAGVITEQIIRPTGLVDPPVEIRPIKGQIDDLLAEIRDRVSKNERVLVTTLTKRMAEDLSGYYTEVGVKCRYMHSEIETLERVKLLRDLRKGEYDVLIGINLLREGLDLPEVSLVAILDADKEGFLRSQGSLIQTIGRAARHLNGRAILYADNMTDSMQRALDETSRRREKQLAYNEEHGITPQSVVRPIGEALVGIAEADYVDVTTDASVQDFASQQELDKHIAGLETEMREAAKNFEFEKAAKLRDTIKELRTKEFFFA